A genomic stretch from Scheffersomyces stipitis CBS 6054 chromosome 6, complete sequence includes:
- a CDS encoding predicted protein (go_function GTP binding~go_process small GTPase mediated signal transduction), giving the protein MSTNNNPTPSGTSDKSNILRKYKIVFLGDQSVGKTSLITRFMYDTFDETYAATIGIDFLSKTMYLDDNRTIRLQLWDTAGQERFRSLIPSYIRDSHVAVICYDITNKKSFNNLDKWIKDVKLERGDDVIIVLVGNKSDLANDKRQVTLEDVEALHRKVGSKFFIETSTKANHNVKLLFKKIAQSLPEFNTSVNDELAMENRANKPETIDISIENNAAPSNSSCC; this is encoded by the exons ATGAGCACCAATAATAACCCCACCCCAAGCGGGACCTCAGACAAGTCCAACATCTTGCGGAAATACAAGATTGTCTTCTTGGGAGACCAGAGTG TCGGTAAAACTTCGTTGATCACGAGATTCATGTACGACACCTTCGACGAGACATACGCAGCCACTATCGGCATCGATTTCTTGCTGAAGACGATGTACTTGGACGATAATAGAACCATCAGATTACAGTTGTGGGATACTGCCGGTCAGGAAAGATTCAGAAGCTTGATCCCTTCGTATATCAGAGACAGTCACGTTGCCGTGATATGTTACGACataaccaacaagaagagcttcaacaacttggacaaatGGATAAAGGACgtcaagttggaaagagGAGATGACGTTATCATAGTCTTGGTGGGAAACAAATCGGATTTAGCCAACGATAAGAGACAAGTTACCTTGGAAGACGTTGAGGCATTGCATAGAAAAGTCGGGTCgaagttcttcattgaGACCTCGACCAAAGCCAACCATAACGTCAAGTTGttattcaagaagattgcACAGAGCTTGCCAGAGTTCAACACGTCCGTAAATGATGAATTGGCTATGGAAAACCGCGCCAATAAGCCGGAAACCATTGATATCAGTATCGAGAATAACGCTGCCCCTAGTAATAGTAGCTGTTGTTAG
- a CDS encoding predicted protein — protein sequence MLTNFRLLASKPIVRSGKTVLRGFVSSCRNLEGKKSGPPIDENNLYYGQFTKEEYETASKYVKEQLAKMEGEIKGDFNIRENLGKVPQFPSRDSKGSTSVNNLTDLFTQTIKTTGPISLSAYMRQCLTHPDFGYYTTRDPLDHRSGDFITSPEISSVFGEMIGIWLYTVWQNQNFPGKIRIIEFGPGKGTLMHDVLNTFNKFVFKSRKAVKIEINLIEASKVLRQEQWKLLCGEKNEFQTDNEGFNLSKTIWSNDIKWLDTEKDIIQDPDVANYVLAHEFFDALPIKGFERTEHGWRELLVEHTESVVNTQPKLPGTSIDEDDSLLNTEFHLTLSKKETPSSIIPTLHRRFKDLPVGSRIEICSEAELYIMKMAQLVNNEKKLGAVLVIDYGLVNQIPENSLRGIYQHKFVSPFIKPGDVDLSVDVDFDNLVNLTSTHCSVFGPIDQGDWLHNIGVGYRVDQLIKQNDHDHEKQEKIYNSYRRLTDKDEKSMGKIYKFLCLGPHDSPIPAGFGDN from the coding sequence ATGTTAACTAATTTCAGGCTATTGGCTTCTAAACCCATTGTTAGAAGTGGCAAAACAGTGCTAAGAGGTTTTGTCTCGAGTTGTAGAAATCTCGAGGGAAAAAAATCGGGACCTCCAATAGACGAAAACAACTTGTACTATGGTCAATTCACAAaggaagaatatgaaacTGCTTCCAAGTATGTTAAGGAACAATTAGCTAAAATGGAGGGAGAAATCAAGGGAGATTTCAACATTAGAGAGAATTTGGGCAAGGTTCCTCAATTCCCTTCCAGAGATTCTAAAGGATCCACAAGCGTCAATAACTTGACAGACTTATTTACCCAAACGATCAAAACTACCGGGCCAATATCTTTGTCGGCCTATATGAGGCAATGTTTGACCCACCCAGACTTCGGATACTACACAACCAGAGATCCTCTTGACCATAGGAGTGGAGATTTTATTACTTCTCCGgagatttcttctgttttcgGGGAGATGATTGGCATATGGCTCTACACTGTATGGCAAAATCAGAATTTTCCTGGTAAGATACGAATTATAGAGTTTGGACCCGGAAAAGGAACTTTAATGCATGATGTACTTAACACTTTCAATAAGTTCGTCTTCAAGTCGAGGAAAGCGgtaaaaatagaaataaACCTTATTGAAGCCTCTAAAGTTCTCAGACAAGAGCAATGGAAGTTGTTGTGTggagaaaagaatgaattCCAGACGGATAATGAGGGATTCAACCTATCAAAAACAATTTGGAGCAATGATATCAAGTGGTTGGATACTGAAAAGGATATCATCCAAGATCCGGATGTTGCCAATTACGTGTTGGCCCACGAGTTCTTCGATGCATTGCCAATAAAGGGCTTTGAGAGGACAGAACATGGCTGGAGAGAGCTTCTAGTTGAGCACACAGAAAGTGTAGTGAACACACAGCCAAAATTGCCAGGTACTTCAatcgatgaagatgattctCTATTGAATACCGAGTTCCATTTGACGTTGTCCAAAAAGGAAACTCCGTCGTCGATTATTCCAACGCTTCATAGAAGATTTAAAGATTTGCCGGTTGGTTCAAGAATAGAGATATGTTCAGAAGCTGAATTGTACATAATGAAGATGGCACAGTTGGTGAACAACGAAAAGAAATTGGGGGCAGTCTTGGTTATAGATTACGGATTAGTAAATCAGATACCTGAAAATTCATTGAGAGGTATATACCAACATAAGTTTGTCTCTCCCTTCATTAAGCCTGGAGATGTTGACTTATCAGTTGATGTCGATTTCGATAACCTTGTCAATTTGACATCAACCCATTGCTCAGTCTTTGGACCCATAGATCAAGGTGATTGGTTACACAACATTGGTGTGGGGTACAGAGTAGACCAATTAATAAAGCAGAACGATCACGATCATGAGAAACAGGAGAAGATTTACAATTCATATAGAAGATTGACAGACAAGGACGAGAAGTCAATGGGAAAGATATATAAGTTCTTATGTCTTGGACCTCACGATTCTCCTATTCCTGCTGGATTTGGAGACAACTAA
- a CDS encoding predicted protein (go_component microtubule associated complex~go_function motor activity; ATP binding): MSNIQVAVRCRGRNDKEVAAKSPIVIDLPNDTFSVTDPYVSINHNYTTQTVSSFNYKTYKVDQVYGSQADQNLIFEKVALPLFNDFLQGSNVTILAYGQTGTGKTFTMCGGEQKNSNVDYKHSETAGIIPRVLIELFNKLEPEGAASDYVVKCSFLELYNEDLKDLLNDDEKPAKLRIYESTVAANGNKKEAGKASKTISIQNLREESISSCQDGFQILQKGLLKRKTASTKLNDVSSRSHTLFTINLYRNQPGSDGTGSQLFKVSKMNLVDLAGSENIYRSGAQNQRAKEAGSINQSLLTLGRVINSLSELANSSNADNTFHIPYRESKLTRLLQDSIGGCTKTSLIATISPAKINIDETISTLDYACKAKNIKNLPQSGHDSDLIMKRVLVKNLSQEIAKLNFDLIATRNKNGIWLNEDNYNAIMEENESLKASLKESNLQNESLNSKISQFEVFKANNENNIKKLREQINKQVGINEELSNESTSLKSYIVSKDEEIKQLSEQLVKANEKFSSTTNQLVKVIYRNLDTSINSIQDILSQYNNSANGETLFTFNTQLTGNIENFRKSLEEKIAEINDNLANSLLQDLPYFLEKYNENYDKLSTLISSLNSQLMQNLSDLKVANDKLSGYIIEDHLNYNAQELISQLIETKVSSQLTKLHEKMDKSIATILRDSKQNYKKLFETSISQISQELIESERNEISKREKNWSTETSRVLNVIDSQMYEARQEEVEQSKAIFDSLSMSTTERLTDLKNKTTENLSKLTELVSNEENPKVSLLQRNLPCLEDISKNIQLNDIKIRDSLTTIDKSLQDIKQFDAKQAFKLSPVRGSKQIEIDGLKRSPSRSPSYSNPPSRTASRQISPIKTAGTLARTKIPQLNRSLDNKENQGPSQKRRRVLQQVDNFLHG; the protein is encoded by the exons ATGTCCAACATCCAGGTGGCCGTGCGGTGTAGGGGCCGTAACGACAAAGAGGTGGCTGCGAAGTCTCCCATCGTCATCGACTTGCCCAACGACACGTTTTCAGTAACCGATCCATATGTTTCCATTAACCACAACTACACAACGCAAACAGTTTCGTCATT CAATTACAAAACCTACAAAGTTGACCAAGTCTACGGTTCTCAGGCTGACCAGAACCTCatctttgaaaaagttgcaTTGCCTTTATTCAACGATTTTTTGCAAGGTTCCAACGTTACCATACTTGCTTACGGTCAAACTGGTACAGGGAAGACGTTCACTATGTGCGGCGGGGAACAGAAAAACAGCAACGTAGACTATAAACATTCAGAGACGGCTGGTATCATTCCGCGTGTGCTCattgaactcttcaacaaattagAGCCAGAAGGAGCCGCTTCTGACTATGTGGTGAAATGCTCATTTTTGGAGCTCTATaacgaagacttgaaggatttgttgaacgacGACGAAAAACCAGCGAAGTTGAGAATATATGAGTCCACAGTGGCTGCCAATGGTAACAAGAAGGAAGCAGGTAAAGCATCAAAAACAATCTCGATCCAAAACTTAAGGGAAGAAAGTATTCTGTCGTGTCAAGACGGGTTCCAAATTTTACAGAAAGGtctcttgaaaagaaaaacgGCAAGCACAAAACTAAATGACGTATCTTCAAGATCCCACACTTTATTTACAATAAACTTATACAGAAACCAACCCGGCTCCGATGGTACTGGTTCCCAATTATTCAAAGTATCAAAAATGAACTTGGTAGACTTAGCAGGTTCTGAGAATATCTATAGGTCTGGAGCGCAAAATCAGAGAGCCAAAGAAGCAGGATCAATCAACCAGAGTCTATTGACTTTAGGGAGAGTAATAAATTCATTAAGTGAACTTGCAAATTCTTCTAATGCAGATAATACCTTCCATATACCTTACAGAGAGTCTAAACTTACAAGACTACTTCAAGATTCAATTGGAGGTTGCACCAAAACATCATTGATAGCTACAATTTCTCCAGCAAAGATCAACATTGACGAAACCATTTCCACTTTGGACTATGCGTGCAAAGCtaagaatatcaagaatttgCCACAATCGGGCCATGATTCTgatttgataatgaagagaGTGCTTGTCAAAAATTTATCTCAGGAAATAGCAAAGTTAAACTTCGACTTAATAGCTACCCGGAACAAGAATGGGATCTGGTTAAACGAAGATAATTATAACGCCATaatggaagaaaatgaatCCTTGAAAGCTAGTCTAAAGGAATCCAATCTCCAAAATGAACTGTTGAATTCCAAAATCTCTCAATTTGAAGTCTTCAAGGCAAACAATGAGAATAATATCAAAAAGCTCCGGGAGCAAATAAACAAGCAGGTGGGAATCAATGAAGAGTTATCCAACGAGTCAACACTGTTAAAGTCTTACATAGTTTCAaaggacgaagaaattAAGCAACTAAGCGAGCAATTGGTGAAAGCAAACGAGAAGTTCAGTTCCACTACTAACCAGTTGGTCAAGGTGATTTACCGTAATCTAGATACATCCATCAATTCAATTCAAGATATATTGAGTCAGTATAATAATTCAGCAAACGGGGAAACCTTGTTCACGTTCAATACTCAACTTACGGGCAACATTGAAAACTTTAGAAAAtcacttgaagaaaaaatAGCTGAGATTAACGATAATCTTGCCAACTCATTACTACAGGATCTTCCATATTTTCTTGAGAAATACAATGAGAACTATGATAAGTTGAGCACATTGATATCTAGTCTAAATTCGCAGTTGATGCAGAATTTGTCGGATCTCAAGGTTGCAAATGACAAGTTGTCAGGATATATTATCGAAGATCACTTGAATTACAACGCACAAGAATTAATTTCCCAACTAATCGAAACTAAGGTCTCATCTCAATTGACTAAATTACATGAAAAGATGGACAAAAGCATTGCCACAATCTTGCGAGACTCGAAACAGAATTACAAGAAACTTTTCGagacttcaatttctcaaATATCGCAAGAGTTAATTGAGTctgaaagaaatgaaatctcTAAGAGAGAAAAGAACTGGTCCACCGAGACATCCAGAGTCTTGAATGTAATAGACCTGCAAATGTACGAAGCacgtcaagaagaagtcgaacAAAGCAAAGCTATCTTTGACTCTTTGAGCATGCTGACTACTGAAAGGCTCACTGACTTAAAGAATAAAACTACCGAGAATTTGTCAAAGTTAACAGAACTCGTTTCCAACGAAGAGAACCCCAAGGTAAGTCTCCTCCAAAGAAATTTGCCTTGTTTAGAGGATATATCGAAGAATATTCAATTGAACGACATCAAAATACGAGATTCTCTAACAACGATAGACAAGAGTTTACAGGATATTAAACAATTTGATGCAAAACAAGCATTCAAATTGTCACCAGTACGTGGCTCAAAGCAAATCGAAATTGATGGCTTGAAAAGATCTCCTTCGAGGAGTCCCTCTTACTCCAACCCCCCCTCTAGAACTGCCAGCAGACAAATATCTCCAATAAAAACAGCTGGAACTTTGGCAAGAACTAAAATACCTCAGCTTAATAGATCGCTTGATAATAAGGAGAATCAGGGCCCAAGCCAGAAGAGGAGAAGAGTTTTGCAACAGGTCGATAATTTCCTCCATGGATGA
- a CDS encoding predicted protein has product MTESGSSNSVVQASNYYFILKTENLQPLLEITYQLTEQIESNQTVIDKLCYIADNKIRYPETTINFEKFGLTLAEDGESDSKSTESGGKDDSIHEKDHEITKLMASINEEDEKERDQDEDVTQGEDDPIRYLLVQKYSLDKIELDSTPDLGVFASNARIAQLVEDNMKLTKIRQIKKYKNQELLKLIYDYERFIVEDILPSLRSELIKLTSTTTCTSADDKSLQDYVELKFELLGKMYQRYTMNVKYLSKLLSYSHALLRYSSDKEDLLYKLSHQFEALEFLQKNMSKLLK; this is encoded by the coding sequence ATGACGGAGTCAGGCTCCCTGAACTCGGTTGTGCAAGCGTCTAACTACTATTTCATACTAAAAACAGAGAACTTACAGCCTCTTCTTGAGATCACATACCAGTTAACTGAACAGATAGAGAGCAACCAGACTGTTATTGATAAGCTATGCTACATTGCAGACAATAAGATCAGATACCCAGAAACAACGATtaactttgaaaaatttggtTTGACTTTAGCGGAAGACGGAGAATCAGATTCAAAATCTACAGAGAGCGGAGGTAAAGATGATTCTATCCATGAAAAAGACCACGAGATCACTAAATTAATGGCTAGCATTAATGAGGAGGACGAGAAGGAAAGAGATCAAGACGAGGACGTAACACAAGGTGAAGATGATCCAATAAGATATTTACTTGTTCAGAAGTATAGTCTCGATAAAATTGAATTGGACAGTACCCCAGACCTTGGAGTCTTTGCTAGTAACGCCAGAATTGCACAGTTAGTGGAAGACAATATGAAATTAACAAAAATACGACAGATaaaaaagtacaagaacCAGGAATTACTAAAGCTTATCTATGACTACGAGAGATTCATCGTCGAAGATATACTACCCTCCTTAAGATCCGAATTGATTAAACTCACAAGTACAACGACATGTACGTCAGCTGATGACAAGTCTTTACAAGATTACGTAGAGCTCAAATTTGAATTATTGGGAAAAATGTACCAAAGGTACACCATGAACGTAAAGTACTTACTGAAGCTACTACTGTACTCGCATGCCCTTCTTCGATATCTGAGCGATAAAGAGGATTTACTATACAAATTGAGTCACCAATTTGAAGCATTGgagtttcttcagaaaaatATGTCTAAATTGCTAAAATAA
- a CDS encoding predicted protein (go_function N-acetyltransferase activity), translating into STSSKSDVTSFSIPSNLDISIGIASVKDYRRVAKTLLLSFEDDPFMNYILNTSQITKENTPKSAYKKKKLDLMQAYFEYDAYECISLGGTIFIVKDNSFEATLDDLGVKKYKFPYLGVALWNQIYGADCSSSGSDSDDDSGEIFASSNLRFFDNIHPSYFKFNVYSILGNCRSKVLNDKLPFLTKVRKEVLVNKLIKKPELNRNGSIDIWYLNDIATLPSMRGKGLGKILIHHSLEEFKKQNPYTYAYLESSNPNNRKFYLKLGYKVMTSFSIKYNKIVDSDKIAEIDPKNEAINMDSMLFFP; encoded by the coding sequence CTGACTAGCTCTAAGTCTGATGTAACCTCTTTCTCAATTCCAAGCAATTTAGATATCTCTATCGGTATCGCAAGTGTTAAGGACTATCGTCGAGTGGCAAAGACTTTGTTGCTCTCGTTTGAAGACGATCCTTTCATGAACTACATTCTTAACACTTCGCAGATTACCAAGGAGAATACACCAAAGTCGGcctacaagaagaaaaagttggacttgatgCAAGCATACTTCGAGTATGACGCATACGAGTGCATCTCCTTGGGCGGAACTATCTTCATTGTCAAGGACAATTCGTTTGAGGCTACCTTGGATGACTTAGGCGTCAAGAAGTACAAATTTCCCTATCTTGGTGTTGCTCTCTGGAATCAGATCTACGGTGCTGACTGCAGCTCGTCCGGTTCTGATTCCGATGACGACAGTGGGGAGATCTTTGCTTCGAGCAACTTAAGATTCTTCGATAACATCCACCCTTCttacttcaagttcaatgtttattctattcttggaaattgtagatCAAAAGTCTTGAATGATAAGCTCCCATTCTTGACCAAAGTGAGAAAGGAGGTGTTAGTTAACAAGTTGATTAAGAAGCCAGAATTAAATAGGAATGGGCTGATTGACATTTGGTATTTGAATGATATTGCCACTTTGCCATCAATGAGAGGTAAGGGTTTGGGTAAGATCTTGATCCATCACAGCTTGGAGGAGTTCAAGAAGCAAAACCCTTACACCTACGCCTATTTGGAAAGTTCTAATCCAAACAATCGTAAGTTCTACTTGAAGTTAGGCTACAAGGTGATGACAAGCTTTTCTATCAAGTATAACAAGATTGTTGACAGCGACAAAATTGCGGAGATTGATCCCAAGAATGAAGCTATCAACATGGATTCCATGCTTTTCTTTCCTTAA
- a CDS encoding predicted protein: MDDSELNAIRAARLAELQKQTGGSSDSGQSSPQDEARASALSRVLEPSARERLSRVRMVRPERAQQVEQYILRLFQTGSINRKLSEKDIVEILDGISRDSNKQASTKIIYDRKQNTIDDEEEEEEEDDFFD; encoded by the coding sequence ATGGATGACTCGGAGTTAAACGCCATCAGAGCAGCCAGATTAGCCGAGCTTCAGAAGCAGACCGGAGGCAGCTCGGACTCGGGCCAGTCTTCACCTCAAGACGAAGCAAGAGCCTCAGCACTCTCGCGAGTGTTAGAGCCTAGTGCCAGAGAAAGACTAAGCAGAGTGCGCATGGTGAGACCAGAACGTGCGCAGCAAGTCGAGCAGTACATTCTCAGATTGTTCCAGACCGGGTCCATCAACAGAAAACTCTCGGAAAAGGACATTGTAGAGATCTTGGACGGAATAAGTCGTGATTCCAACAAGCAGGCTTCGACCAAGATCATCTACGATCGCAAACAGAACACCATTGACgacgaggaagaagaagaggaggaggaTGATTTCTTTGACTAG
- the USV1 gene encoding Up in starvation (Up in StarVation Zn-finger strongly conserved (RGM1)~go_component nucleus~go_function nucleic acid binding; zinc ion binding~go_component nucleus~go_function nucleic acid binding; zinc ion binding): MLNNTHGDVISQQKDSPKSVESDSSTSSKPKSKRSSKGRVFLCTGYPGCNMSFTRSEHLARHKRKHTGERPFTCPYCSKNFSRLDNLRQHKQTVHAYETYLQRNGNSNDVYSGSQRGESEDKFQLDRTNASSSSSISSSSSKGRNDDHSLHHHHHYHPATPNNPLFSLNETGAFKSAAGIPQVGYSGVPGTMMSPPNSQSPHYHNQAYYMNGPSANHPHHPIQHGHQHLYPYQGQSQSHTAPQHQPSHSAPLYGQQYESQAPAHYPSQPPPVPPKPHQDNTLRIPKHQFKPKRRPRPLSLQHSFVNDPESESTSPVSMSSSLANNSGYRTAPANSTTFSTISKTSTSTTTTVISYPPAPKSASSVASLTPNLVSPLSPLFHQSFSQTTSRNNDRSSFGARSLHSLTMPSTTNFTIHSGGSRSSLPSIQHLPLNGNGDEDNNSIVGPISTISHNSLDGILKTRTDFANKMLPPLPQAAGDNTKTWLKGVLNDDGTVSTTSISPSTSDASCNDMDIKMEEVPSGQIPPNTTTTDILNAETTTATNPTDSSTMATSKNETANKILYSSKKPTINSLLSPTEHRKFS; this comes from the coding sequence ATGCTTAATAACACGCACGGGGACGTAATATCACAACAAAAGGACAGTCCGAAGTCTGTTGAGTCGGACTCCCTGACGTCATCCAagccaaaatcaaagagGTCGTCGAAAGGCAGAGTGTTCCTATGTACTGGTTACCCTGGATGTAACATGTCTTTTACAAGATCAGAGCATTTGGCTAGACACAAAAGAAAACATACGGGAGAACGCCCGTTTACATGTCCATACTGttccaagaacttctccagattAGATAACTTGAGACAGCATAAGCAAACCGTTCACGCATATGAAACGTATTTACagagaaatggaaattCTAATGATGTATACTCTGGTTCTCAGCGTGGTGAGTCCGAAGATAAGTTCCAATTGGATAGAACAAATgcgtcgtcttcttcttcgatatcttcatcatcatcaaagGGAAGAAATGATGATCACAGTCTCCATCACCACCATCATTATCATCCAGCCACTCCGAATAATCCGCTTTTCAGTCTAAATGAAACTGGTGCATTTAAAAGCGCTGCTGGTATACCACAAGTCGGATACTCTGGTGTACCTGGTACCATGATGTCACCTCCAAACTCACAATCTCCACACTATCATAATCAAGCTTACTACATGAATGGTCCCTCGGCTAATCATCCGCATCATCCCATTCAACACGGCCATCAGCATTTGTATCCATATCAAGgtcaaagtcaaagtcATACTGCACCACAGCATCAGCCTTCACATTCAGCACCGCTCTATGGACAACAATATGAGTCGCAGGCTCCTGCTCATTACCCTTCACAACCTCCTCCGGTGCCTCCCAAGCCTCATCAAGACAATACTTTGAGAATACCCAAGCACCAGTTCAAGCCCAAGAGAAGACCCAGGCCGTTGTCTCTTCAGCACTCATTTGTGAACGACCCCGAATCAGAATCCACATCCCCTGTAAGTATGTCTTCTAGTCTCGCAAACAACTCTGGCTATAGAACGGCTCCAGCAAATTCTACCACATTCAGCACAATTTCCAAGACGTCAACGAGCACTACAACAACTGTGATTTCATATCCTCCTGCTCCAAAGTCTGCCTCCTCAGTTGCATCATTGACTCCCAACTTGGTGTCTCCACTTTCACCACTCTTTCACCAATCGTTCAGTCAAACAACATCTAGAAATAACGATAGGTCCTCCTTTGGCGCTCGTTCACTTCACAGCTTGACTATGCCCTCCACAACCAACTTTACTATTCACAGCGGAGGAAGCCGCTCGTCGCTACCATCCATTCAACACCTTCCACTCAACGGAAATGGAGAcgaagacaacaacagcattGTGGGGCCCATCTCAACAATCAGCCATAACTCGTTGGACGGAATACTAAAGACTAGAACTGATTTCGCGAACAAGATGCTTCCTCCATTGCCACAGGCTGCTGGAGACAATACTAAGACATGGCTTAAGGGAGTACTAAACGACGATGGAACGGTTCTGActacttcaatttctccatcTACGTCCGATGCATCTTGCAATGACATGGACATTAAGATGGAGGAGGTACCATCAGGGCAGATTCCGCCAAatacaactacaacagaTATTCTTAACGCAGAAACGACTACGGCTACGAACCCCACAGATTCATCTACTATGGCTACTTCCAAAAATGAGACGGCTAATAAGATTTTGTATTCATCCAAGAAGCCTACCATTAATAGCTTACTCTCGCCTACTGAACACCGAAAATTTAGCTAG
- a CDS encoding predicted protein (go_function hydrolase activity) — translation MSGNTIDIEDLIQRLLDAGYSGKRTKNVCLKNNEIQLICSTAREIFLSQPSLLELSPPVKVVGDVHGQYGDLIRIFTKCGFPPSTNYLFLGDYVDRGKQSLETILLLLCYKIKYPENFFLLRGNHECANVTRVYGFYDECKRRCNIKTWKLFIDTFNTLPIAAIVAGKIFCVHGGLSPVLNSMDEIRNIARPTDVPDFGLLNDLLWSDPADTLNEWEDNERGVSYVFSKVAINKFLSKFGFDLVCRAHMVVEDGYEFFNDRTLVTVFSAPNYCGEFDNWGAVMSVSEELLCSFELLDPLDSVALKQVMKKGKQERKSAQLQRVSSQR, via the coding sequence ATGAGTGGCAACACCATCGATATTGAAGATCTCATCCAAAGATTGTTGGACGCTGGTTACAGCGGAAAGAGAACAAAGAATGTATGTTTAAAGAATAACGAAATCCAATTAATCTGTTCTACAGCAAGAGAAATATTCCTTTCCCAGCCATCTTTGTTAGAATTGTCGCCTCCTGTTAAGGTGGTTGGTGACGTTCACGGTCAGTACGGTGACCTTATTAGAATTTTTACAAAATGTGGGTTTCCACCATCTACAAACTATTTATTCTTGGGCGATTACGTTGATAGAGGCAAGCAATCATTGGAGACAATACTCTTGTTATTGTGTTACAAGATCAAATACCCTgaaaacttcttccttttgaGAGGTAACCATGAATGTGCCAATGTCACTAGAGTTTACGGATTCTATGATGAATGTAAGAGAAGATGCAATATCAAGACTTGGAAATTGTTTATTGATACATTTAATACTCTACCAATTGCAGCCATAGTTGCTGGCAAGATTTTCTGTGTTCATGGAGGATTATCACCAGTATTGAACTCCATGGACGAAATCAGAAATATCGCTAGACCCACAGACGTTCCCGATTTCGGATTGTTAAATGACTTGCTATGGTCAGATCCAGCTGATACACTAAACGAATGGGAAGATAACGAACGAGGGGTATCATATGTATTTTCGAAGGTAGCTATaaacaagttcttgtcaAAATTCGGATTTGACTTGGTTTGTCGAGCACATATGGTGGTCGAAGATGGCtatgaatttttcaatgatAGAACGTTGGTAACTGTATTCCTGGCACCAAATTACTGTGGAGAGTTTGACAATTGGGGTGCGGTCATGAGTGTTTCGGAAGAGTTGCTTTGCTCCTTCGAGTTGCTTGATCCATTGGACAGTGTTGCATTAAAACaagtgatgaagaaaggaaagcaagaaagaaaatcgGCTCAATTGCAAAGAGTACTGCTGCAAAGATGA